A window of the Brassica oleracea var. oleracea cultivar TO1000 chromosome C1, BOL, whole genome shotgun sequence genome harbors these coding sequences:
- the LOC106297570 gene encoding B3 domain-containing protein At4g34400-like, with translation MAPPGFFKIFLSHFSSESMVIPASYYDELPLVLPKTALLQGSDGGCFWKVAMIKRRNEVYFGQGWSKFVEDNRLRDGDVLTFVYDGSRSFTVDIYGGSRACKEVRAVAQVISVDDDDDDDKEDTNPSSEPEMAQTVPNARNHEESNIIEPEVAQRVPRTRSKGKKRVVVQDSDDSFISEDSDSLSDSSYSPPNDDALLDVTPKVTNSRKKGELRSVNSNVGSTSNSSGSVSRKRQSTIKNPEVYLDDPNNVCFEIILKNRIYELTVPKQIVKDYCLKFQAYVCYIDNHESGTLEARVATWQDQRVSIKKWERICQRNGLKKGDRLLCELFRKEGLVYAVKIHVVTTAS, from the exons TTCTTTAAGATCTTCCTCTCCCATTTCAGCTCTGAATCCATG GTGATTCCAGCGTCGTATTACGATGAGCTACCACTTGTTTTGCCCAAAACAGCGCTTCTCCAAGGAAGTGATGGTGGATGCTTCTGGAAAGTGGCTATGATTAAGAGGCGAAATGAGGTGTACTTTGGACAAGGGTGGTCTAAGTTCGTGGAGGATAACCGTCTCAGAGATGGAGACGTGTTGACTTTCGTTTATGACGGATCTCGAAGTTTCACGGTCGACATCTATGGTGGCAGTAGAGCATGTAAAGAGGTGAGAGCTGTTGCTCAAGTTATATCCGTAGATGATGATGATGATGATGACAAAGAAGACACAAACCCTTCTTCAGAGCCTGAGATGGCGCAGACTGTCCCCAATGCGAGAAACCATG AGGAGTCCAACATCATTGAACCTGAGGTTGCACAGAGAGTCCCAAGAACCAGGAGCAAAG GAAAAAAGAGAGTTGTTGTTCAAGATTCTGATGATTCGTTCATCTCAGAAGATTCCGACAGCTTGAGTGACAGTTCCTACTCTCCTCCTAACGATGACGCACTCCTTGACGTGACCCCAAAAGTGACAAACTCAAGGAAGAAAG GAGAGCTCAGATCAGTAAACTCTAATGTTGGTTCAACAAGTAACAGCTCTGGTTCAGTGTCCAGGAAGAGAC AGTCTACAATCAAGAATCCAGAGGTGTACCTGGATGATCCCAATAATGTATGTTTTGAGATAATCCTTAAGAACAGGATATACGAGCTG ACCGTTCCTAAGCAAATAGTGAAAGACTATTGCCTGAAGTTCCAAGCTTACGTGTGCTACATTGACAACCACGAAAGCGGGACGCTAGAAGCGAGGGTAGCAACGTGGCAGGATCAGCGTGTGTCTATCAAAAAATGGGAGCGCATATGCCAGAGGAACGGACTGAAGAAAGGAGATCGTCTCTTGTGCGAGCTCTTTCGAAAGGAAGGTCTTGTTTATGCAGTCAAGATCCATGTCGTCACCACCGCCTCCTAG